CACACCCCAGCCCCGGCACCACGAGGACTTCGGTTGGCTGGCCGCTGCACTCCGCGCTCACCACGCCGGTTAATCTGACCAGCGTCAAAAAGCACGACATCGGACAAGGGGTGGACCCAGTGGCGGACATCGAAGAGGCACGCAAGGCGTTCGGGCGGCTCGACGTCGACGGCGACGGCCGGGTGACGGCAGCCGAGTACAAGAGCGTCATGGCGCAGCTCGGCGACTTCAACGTCACCGAGACCGTGGCCCAGGCCATCATCAAGGCCAAGGACGGCAACGGCGACGGCAAGCTCTCTTTCGAAGAGTTCTGGGCTGCTCTCAACAAGTAGTGGTCAACTCTCGGTAATCTGCCGTGCCATGGAGCCGTTACACGGACAGGCACAGCGCTGGATGAGCAGCGCCGTAGGCCTCGCTGCGCTCGCCGCCGACGAGGAGCAGGCGCCCTATCTCATGCGCCAGCTGAGTGATTACTGCGCCGACCTGCTGTCGGTGGCCTCGGCGAGCGTGCTGCTCGCCGAGGCCACCGACAGCGGCGGTCCGGGGGAGGAGTGCCTCGACCAGGACGCCGCGCTGGTCAATGTGGACCTGCGGGAGCAGGAGGAGCGCTGGCCCGAGTTCGCCGGGCGCGCCCTGGCGGAGGGCAGGACCACAGCCACGCTGCTGCCGCTGCACGGGACGGAGGGCTCGGACCCCGTTGCCGTACTGCAACTGCTGTGCGCCGAGCGCGAGTTGTCGACGTGCGAGGTCGACTCGGCGCAGCATCTCGGGGATCTCGCCGTACTGCTGCTGACGCAGTTCCGCGAG
The sequence above is drawn from the Streptomyces sp. NBC_01465 genome and encodes:
- a CDS encoding ANTAR domain-containing response regulator, whose product is MEPLHGQAQRWMSSAVGLAALAADEEQAPYLMRQLSDYCADLLSVASASVLLAEATDSGGPGEECLDQDAALVNVDLREQEERWPEFAGRALAEGRTTATLLPLHGTEGSDPVAVLQLLCAERELSTCEVDSAQHLGDLAVLLLTQFRELQQERQTTGQLNEALSSRIVIEQAKGMLAAQLGVAPDEAFNVLRGYARSRRLKLRGVAQAVVDRELVLDPAAD
- a CDS encoding EF-hand domain-containing protein is translated as MADIEEARKAFGRLDVDGDGRVTAAEYKSVMAQLGDFNVTETVAQAIIKAKDGNGDGKLSFEEFWAALNK